The Nocardioides humi genome includes a region encoding these proteins:
- a CDS encoding cyclase family protein: MVATHGTTHIDALAHVWREGAMWNGHSSNLVTSIGARKCGIENVGAIVTRAVLVDFADQYEASGDPRHAIDVDDLSAAVAATGIDVMPGDALLVRTGWVRAWRSQRAQVTAWPGLAPNCAEWINEAGFALVGADNIAVELGPSPRENDAAPLHARLVRDFGIYLVELLDLEAIAAQGRSSFLLSIAPMPLVGGSEVRSIQSPYSE, from the coding sequence CTGGTCGCCACCCACGGCACGACCCACATCGACGCATTGGCGCACGTCTGGCGCGAGGGAGCGATGTGGAATGGCCATTCGTCGAACCTCGTCACGAGCATCGGCGCGCGCAAGTGCGGCATCGAGAACGTCGGTGCCATCGTTACCCGGGCCGTACTGGTCGACTTCGCAGACCAGTACGAGGCATCGGGAGATCCGCGCCACGCCATCGACGTCGACGACCTGTCTGCCGCCGTGGCGGCGACGGGCATCGACGTCATGCCCGGTGATGCGCTGCTCGTCCGCACCGGATGGGTTCGGGCATGGCGTTCCCAGCGCGCTCAGGTCACCGCTTGGCCAGGACTGGCGCCCAACTGCGCAGAGTGGATCAATGAAGCCGGCTTCGCTTTGGTGGGAGCGGACAATATCGCCGTCGAACTGGGGCCCTCACCGCGCGAGAACGACGCCGCACCACTTCATGCACGACTGGTCCGCGACTTCGGCATCTACTTGGTGGAGTTGCTCGACCTGGAGGCGATCGCTGCGCAAGGGCGCTCCTCCTTTCTTCTCTCCATCGCACCCATGCCCCTGGTCGGGGGGTCGGAAGTCCGGTCAATCCAATCGCCGTACTCTGAGTGA